A DNA window from Porites lutea chromosome 6, jaPorLute2.1, whole genome shotgun sequence contains the following coding sequences:
- the LOC140941437 gene encoding uncharacterized protein: MSSSTVIDVFGHILYSFTRGVTEHYNPDEPEFTEESFGYSPLESTGREWYLHPVEELIYQEYSDREATSLDYLASYSFNIEIHDASSIEETTNTPGTHQDDGITMAWRRLRPCIQRTILKSMYFGALITLLTSLLVGMIYTLVSYISLKTIHICQYTPLNSTSLKVQWVRTMSEVVSCAFLYIWFFALLNFLFRPFQLRGIKRKLFFVCLITYILDTIFRVALQALGISHSYVSYPVKIPLTALFLINQCLQVYVLTRYICTSSRKKIRAQLFFKMISPTCFGSLSFFLVASLIYPTYNKADVDKKLLIATFAPLVGVLVKVTSRICVQTLYNITHPGYSYVLLSPLYCASAIVFRVLQADLGSLYDIVILGIIHGAAEVIERSTMVFIDHICHMLWKRKSAPWGSFRTPRRERLMADIAIMSMLYESTAIVSMNGYLYLYQFVYLKGESFVNLLEAFAIQTAVSLAIEWVFNSVSVAIETRYQNMPVMAIWRRRWKRHILVAIVNAVPMALWTSTNILDILHGRFTEISTEPCKMPFT, from the coding sequence ATGAGTAGCAGTACAGTGATAGACGTGTTTGGTCACATTCTTTACAGTTTTACTCGAGGTGTAACGGAGCACTATAATCCAGATGAACCGGAATTTACTGAGGAATCTTTTGGATACAGTCCTCTGGAAAGCACAGGACGAGAGTGGTATCTTCATCCTGTTGAGGAACTTATTTACCAAGAATACAGCGACAGAGAAGCAACAAGCCTTGACTATTTGGCCTCTTATAGTTTTAATATAGAAATACACGACGCAAGTTCTATAGAAGAGACCACAAACACCCCGGGGACACACCAAGATGACGGCATAACCATGGCTTGGAGGCGACTGAGACCCTGCATTCAACGTactattttaaaatcaatgtaCTTCGGAGCTTTGATTACGCTTTTAACATCTTTACTTGTAGGGATGATATACACGCTTGTATCGTATATATCCCTTAAAACTATCCACATCTGTCAATATACCCCGTTAAACTCAACGTCACTAAAGGTGCAATGGGTGAGGACAATGTCGGAAGTAGTTAGCTGCGCTTTCCTATATATCTGGTTCTTCGCACTCTTAAACTTTCTCTTTCGACCCTTTCAGTTACGCGGcattaaaagaaaactgttctTTGTTTGCCTTATTACATATATTCTGGACACCATTTTTCGTGTTGCCCTCCAGGCTCTAGGGATATCTCATTCCTACGTTTCGTATCCAGTGAAAATTCCTCTCACTGCTTTGTTTCTTATCAATCAATGTTTGCAAGTTTATGTCTTAACCAGATACATTTGTACAAGTTCacgaaaaaaaatcagggctcaGTTGTTCTTCAAAATGATCTCACCAACTTGCTTTGGTTCCTTGAGTTTTTTCCTTGTGGCTTCCTTGATTTATCCGACATACAACAAAGCAGATGTCGATAAAAAACTACTGATTGCAACTTTCGCCCCTCTAGTGGGAGTTCTTGTAAAGGTTACCTCCCGTATTTGTGTTCAAACGTTGTATAACATCACTCATCCGGGGTATTCTTACGTATTATTATCGCCGTTGTATTGTGCATCAGCGATCGTTTTTCGAGTTTTGCAAGCTGATCTTGGTAGCTTATACGACATTGTCATCCTGGGAATAATTCACGGCGCTGCAGAAGTCATTGAACGAAGCACCATGGTTTTCATTGATCACATTTGTCACATGTTGTGGAAAAGGAAATCAGCACCTTGGGGAAGTTTTCGTACTCCTCGCCGTGAAAGACTCATGGCAGATATCGCCATCATGAGCATGTTGTATGAATCAACTGCCATTGTGTCTATGAATGGATATTTGTACTTGTATCAATTTGTATACCTAAAGGGCGAGTCCTTCGTTAATTTACTGGAAGCATTCGCAATTCAAACCGCAGTCTCCCTCGCGATTGAGTGGGTGTTTAACAGCGTTTCTGTAGCGATTGAAACTCGTTATCAAAACATGCCTGTCATggctatttggagaagaagatGGAAGCGCCACATTTTAGTAGCAATCGTAAATGCGGTGCCAATGGCTCTTTGGACCAGCACTAatattttagatattttacATGGACGTTTCACCGAAATCTCAACTGAGCCATGCAAAATGCCATTTACTTGA
- the LOC140941245 gene encoding uncharacterized protein, producing the protein MSSSTVIDLFGHILYSFTRGVTEHYNPDEPEFTEESFGYSPLESTGREWYLHPVEELIYQEYSDRDATSLEYLASCSFNMEIHDASSIEESTNTPGTHQDDDITMAWRRLRPCIQRTILKSMYFGALISLLTSLLVGMIYTLVSYISFKTIHICQYHPLNSTSLQVQWMRSMSHVGGCAFQYIWFFALLNFLFRPFQLRGIKRKLFFVCLITYFLDTIYRVALQALGISHSYVSYPVKFPLNALFLINQCLQVHFLTRCICTSARKKIRAKLFFKMIVPSCFSFLSFFLVASLIYPAYNEADVDKKLLIATFAPLVGVLVKVTSRICVQTLYNITHPGYSYVLLSPLYCGAAIVFRVLQADLGSLYDIVILGIIHGAAEVIERSTMVFIDHICHMLRKRRSAPWGSFRTPRRERLMADIAIMSMLYESTAIVSMNGYLYLYQFVYLKGESFVNLLQSFEIHTSVSLAIEWVFNSVSLAIETRYQNMPVMAIWRRRWKRHILVAIVNAVPMALWSSTNLLDILHGRFTEISTGPCKMPFT; encoded by the coding sequence ATGAGTAGCAGTACAGTGATAGACCTGTTTGGTCACATTCTTTACAGTTTTACTCGAGGTGTAACGGAGCACTATAATCCAGATGAACCGGAATTCACTGAAGAATCTTTTGGATACAGTCCTTTGGAAAGCACAGGACGAGAGTGGTATCTTCATCCTGTTGAGGAACTTATTTACCAAGAATACAGCGACAGAGACGCAACAAGCCTTGAATATTTAGCCTCTTGTAGCTTTAATATGGAAATACACGACGCAAGTTCTATAGAAGAGAGCACAAACACCCCGGGGACACACCAAGATGACGACATAACCATGGCTTGGAGGCGACTGAGACCCTGCATTCAACGTactattttaaaatcaatgtaCTTCGGAGCTTTGATTTCGCTTTTAACATCTTTACTTGTAGGGATGATATACACGCTGGTATCGTATATATCCTTTAAAACTATCCACATCTGTCAATACCACCCGTTAAACTCAACGTCACTACAGGTTCAATGGATGAGGTCAATGTCCCATGTAGGTGGCTGCGCTTTCCAATATATCTGGTTCTTCGCACTCTTAAACTTTCTCTTTCGACCCTTTCAGTTGCGCggtattaaaagaaaactgttctTTGTTTGCCTTATTACATATTTTCTGGACACCATTTATCGTGTTGCCCTCCAGGCTCTAGGGATATCTCATTCCTACGTTTCGTATCCAGTGAAATTTCCTCTCAATGCTTTGTTTCTCATCAATCAATGTTTGCAAGTTCATTTTTTAACCAGATGTATTTGTACAAGTGCacgaaaaaaaatcagggctaaGTTATTCTTCAAAATGATCGTACCAAGCTGTTTTAGTTTCTTGAGTTTTTTCCTTGTGGCTTCCTTGATTTATCCGGCATACAACGAAGCAGATGTCGATAAAAAACTATTGATTGCAACTTTCGCCCCTCTAGTGGGAGTTCTTGTAAAGGTTACCTCCCGTATTTGTGTTCAAACGTTGTATAACATCACTCACCCGGGGTATTCTTACGTATTGTTATCGCCGTTGTACTGTGGAGCAGCTATCGTTTTTCGAGTTTTGCAAGCTGATCTTGGTAGCTTATACGACATTGTCATCCTGGGAATAATTCACGGCGCTGCAGAAGTCATTGAACGAAGCACCATGGTTTTCATTGATCACATTTGTCACATGTTGCGGAAAAGAAGATCAGCACCTTGGGGCAGTTTTCGTACTCCTCGCCGTGAAAGACTTATGGCAGATATCGCCATTATGAGCATGTTGTATGAATCAACTGCTATTGTGTCTATGAATGGATATTTGTACTTGTATCAATTTGTATACCTAAAGGGCGAGTCCTTCGTTAATTTACTGCAATCATTCGAAATTCACACGTCAGTCTCCCTCGCGATTGAGTGGGTGTTTAACAGCGTTTCTCTAGCGATTGAAACTCGTTATCAAAACATGCCTGTCATggctatttggagaagaagatGGAAGCGCCACATTTTAGTAGCAATCGTAAATGCGGTGCCAATGGCTCTTTGGAGCAGCACTAATCTTTTAGATATTTTACATGGACGTTTCACCGAAATCTCAACTGGGCCATGCAAAATGCCATTTACTTGA
- the LOC140941507 gene encoding uncharacterized protein translates to MSSSTVIDVFGHILYSFTRDVTEHYNPDEPEFTEESFGYSPLESTGREWYLHPVEELIYQEYSDREATSLDYLASYSFNMEIHDASSIEETTNTPETHQDDDITMAWRRLRPCIQRTILKSMYFGALITLLTSLLVGMIYTLVSYISFKTIHICQYYPLNSTALQVQWMRSMSDVVGCAFLYIWFFALLNFLFRPFQLRGVKRKLFFVCLITYFLDTIYRVALQALGISHSYVSYPVKFPLNALFLINQCLQVHFLTRCICTSARKKIRAKLFFKMIVPSCFSFLSFFLVASLIYPAYNEADVDKKLLIATFAPLVGVLVKVTSRICVQTLYNITHPGYSYVLLSPLYCGAAIVFRVLQADLGSLYDIVILGIIHGAAEVIKRSTMVFIDHICHMLRKRKSAPWGSFRTPRRERLMADIAIMSMLYESTAIVSMNGYLYLYQFVYLKGESFVNLLQSFEIHTSVSLAIEWVFNSVSVAIETRYQNMPVMAIWRRRWKRHILVAIVNAVPMALWSSTNLLDILHGRFTEISTGPCKMPFT, encoded by the coding sequence ATGAGTAGCAGTACAGTGATAGACGTGTTTGGTCACATTCTTTACAGTTTTACTCGAGATGTAACAGAGCACTATAATCCAGATGAACCGGAATTTACTGAAGAATCTTTTGGATACAGTCCTCTGGAAAGCACAGGACGAGAGTGGTATCTTCATCCTGTTGAGGAACTTATTTACCAAGAATACAGCGACAGAGAAGCAACAAGCCTTGACTATTTGGCCTCTTATAGTTTTAATATGGAAATACACGACGCAAGTTCTATAGAAGAGACCACAAACACCCCGGAGACACACCAAGATGACGACATAACCATGGCTTGGAGGCGACTGAGACCCTGCATTCAACGTactattttaaaatcaatgtaCTTCGGAGCTTTGATTACGCTTTTAACATCTTTGCTTGTAGGGATGATATACACGCTGGTATCGTATATATCCTTTAAAACTATCCACATCTGTCAATACTACCCGTTAAACTCAACGGCACTACAGGTTCAATGGATGAGGTCAATGTCGGATGTAGTTGGCTGCGCTTTCCTATATATCTGGTTCTTCGCACTCTTAAACTTTCTCTTTCGACCCTTTCAGTTACGCGGtgttaaaagaaaactgttctTTGTTTGCCTTATTACATATTTTCTGGACACCATTTATCGTGTTGCCCTCCAGGCTCTAGGGATATCTCATTCCTACGTTTCGTATCCAGTGAAATTTCCTCTCAATGCTTTGTTTCTCATCAATCAATGTTTGCAAGTTCATTTTTTAACCAGATGTATTTGTACAAGTGCacgaaaaaaaatcagggctaaGTTATTCTTCAAAATGATCGTACCAAGCTGTTTTAGTTTCTTGAGTTTTTTCCTTGTGGCTTCCTTGATTTATCCGGCATACAACGAAGCAGATGTCGATAAAAAACTATTGATTGCAACTTTCGCCCCTCTAGTGGGAGTTCTTGTAAAGGTTACCTCCCGTATTTGTGTTCAAACGTTGTATAACATCACTCATCCGGGGTATTCTTACGTATTATTATCGCCGTTGTACTGTGGAGCAGCTATCGTTTTTCGAGTTTTGCAAGCTGATCTTGGTAGCTTATACGACATTGTCATCCTGGGAATAATTCACGGCGCTGCAGAAGTCATTAAACGAAGCACCATGGTTTTCATTGATCACATTTGTCACATGTTGCGGAAAAGAAAATCAGCACCTTGGGGAAGTTTTCGTACTCCTCGCCGTGAAAGACTTATGGCAGATATCGCCATTATGAGCATGTTGTATGAATCAACTGCTATTGTGTCTATGAATGGATATTTGTACTTGTATCAATTTGTATACCTAAAGGGCGAGTCCTTCGTTAATTTACTGCAATCATTCGAAATTCACACGTCAGTCTCCCTCGCGATTGAGTGGGTGTTTAACAGCGTTTCTGTAGCGATTGAAACTCGTTATCAAAACATGCCTGTCATggctatttggagaagaagatGGAAGCGCCACATTTTAGTAGCAATCGTAAATGCGGTGCCAATGGCTCTTTGGAGCAGCACTAATCTTTTAGATATTTTACATGGACGTTTCACCGAAATCTCAACTGGGCCATGCAAAATGCCATTTACTTGA